A window of the Acidovorax sp. YS12 genome harbors these coding sequences:
- a CDS encoding SDR family NAD(P)-dependent oxidoreductase: MELDFKGRVAIVTGAGGGLGRQHALALAARGAKVLVNDLGGTLDGSGGSASAAQKVADEIRAAGGEALANGASVTDFAAVQAMVRQAVDAWGRVDILVNNAGILRDKSFAKMEMDDFALVVQVHLMGAAHCCKAVWPHMVEQKYGRIVMTTSSTGLYGNFGQANYGAAKLAQVGLMQTLAIEGAKHGIHVNALAPTAATRMTEALFPPQVLDALRPEAVVPAMLVLAHESAPTRAILCAGAGTFEAAHITLTQGIHLGLGAGVPEQLAARLVEVTDRAGEQVPQSGAAQGTNEVGKALAARG; this comes from the coding sequence ATGGAACTGGACTTCAAGGGCCGCGTGGCCATCGTGACGGGCGCGGGCGGCGGCCTGGGGCGCCAGCATGCGCTGGCGCTGGCCGCGCGCGGCGCCAAGGTGCTGGTCAACGACCTGGGCGGCACGCTCGACGGCAGCGGCGGTTCTGCCTCGGCCGCGCAGAAGGTGGCCGACGAAATCCGCGCGGCGGGCGGCGAGGCGCTGGCCAACGGCGCTTCGGTGACCGATTTCGCCGCCGTGCAGGCCATGGTGCGCCAGGCCGTCGATGCCTGGGGCCGCGTGGACATCCTGGTGAACAACGCCGGCATCTTGCGCGACAAATCGTTCGCCAAGATGGAGATGGACGACTTCGCCCTGGTGGTGCAGGTGCACCTGATGGGCGCGGCGCACTGCTGCAAGGCGGTGTGGCCGCACATGGTGGAACAGAAGTACGGGCGCATCGTCATGACCACCTCGTCCACGGGCCTGTACGGCAACTTCGGCCAGGCCAACTACGGCGCCGCCAAGCTGGCCCAGGTGGGCCTGATGCAGACCCTGGCCATCGAAGGCGCCAAGCACGGCATCCACGTGAACGCCCTGGCCCCCACGGCGGCCACGCGCATGACCGAGGCGCTGTTCCCGCCGCAGGTGCTCGACGCCCTGCGCCCCGAGGCCGTGGTGCCCGCCATGCTGGTGCTGGCGCACGAGAGCGCGCCCACGCGCGCCATCCTGTGCGCGGGCGCGGGCACCTTCGAGGCGGCGCACATCACGCTCACCCAGGGCATCCACCTGGGCCTGGGCGCCGGCGTGCCCGAGCAACTGGCGGCCCGCCTGGTCGAGGTGACCGACCGCGCGGGCGAACAAGTGCCGCAAAGCGGCGCTGCCCAGGGCACCAACGAAGTGGGCAAGGCACTGGCCGCACGGGGGTGA
- a CDS encoding aminotransferase class IV, whose protein sequence is MPALDTPPDFSQGAAFVRGRYVPIGDAAIPLTDWGFLRSDATYDVVTVWDGAFFRLDAHLERFFASCARFRLDPGLSAQGITQVLAQCVRLAGLRSAYVEMVVTRGQPPWGSRDPRLAVNQFYAFAVPYVWIANAGQRERGLDLVVSGVQRIPAGSVDPRAKNYHWNDLTMGLLGALDAGGDTVVLTDGAGHVVEGPGFNVFCVNAQSVLVTPAQGVLEGITRRTVIEMAQAAGLPLQVRALPAAELRAAREVFLSSSAGGVLPVTRVDGLPVGAAAVGPVTRRMVQTYWDWHRDPRHRLALEDVAVPGG, encoded by the coding sequence ATGCCTGCCCTCGACACCCCTCCCGATTTCTCCCAGGGCGCCGCCTTTGTGCGCGGGCGCTACGTGCCCATCGGCGACGCCGCGATTCCCCTCACCGACTGGGGTTTCCTGCGCTCCGACGCCACCTACGACGTGGTGACCGTGTGGGACGGCGCCTTCTTCCGCCTCGACGCGCACCTGGAGCGGTTCTTCGCCAGTTGCGCGCGTTTTCGCCTCGACCCGGGGCTGTCCGCGCAGGGCATCACGCAGGTGCTGGCGCAGTGCGTGCGCCTGGCGGGCCTGCGCAGCGCCTACGTGGAGATGGTCGTCACGCGCGGCCAGCCGCCCTGGGGCTCGCGCGACCCGCGCCTGGCGGTGAACCAGTTCTACGCCTTCGCCGTGCCCTATGTCTGGATCGCCAACGCCGGGCAGCGCGAGCGCGGGCTGGACCTGGTGGTCAGCGGCGTGCAGCGCATTCCCGCCGGCAGCGTGGACCCGCGCGCCAAGAACTACCACTGGAACGACCTGACCATGGGCCTGCTGGGCGCGCTCGACGCCGGGGGCGACACCGTGGTGCTGACCGATGGCGCGGGCCATGTGGTCGAGGGGCCGGGCTTCAACGTGTTCTGCGTGAACGCCCAGAGCGTGCTGGTGACGCCGGCGCAGGGCGTGCTCGAAGGCATCACGCGCCGCACCGTGATCGAGATGGCCCAGGCCGCGGGCCTGCCGCTGCAGGTGCGCGCGCTGCCCGCGGCCGAGCTGCGCGCGGCGCGCGAGGTGTTCCTCTCCTCCTCGGCCGGGGGCGTGCTGCCGGTCACGCGCGTCGATGGGCTGCCGGTGGGCGCCGCCGCCGTGGGCCCGGTCACGCGGCGCATGGTGCAGACCTACTGGGACTGGCACCGCGACCCGCGCCACCGCCTGGCGCTGGAGGACGTGGCCGTGCCCGGGGGCTGA
- a CDS encoding 2Fe-2S iron-sulfur cluster binding domain-containing protein, producing the protein MNAPLMPPLYTARLHASDAQCDAWGDQPLLDALESGGIAWPSSCRNGTCRTCLGQLVQGSVRYAIDWPGLSPEEKAQGCVLPCVAYPESDVVLQREE; encoded by the coding sequence ATGAATGCTCCCCTGATGCCCCCGCTGTACACCGCCCGTCTGCACGCCAGCGACGCCCAATGCGACGCCTGGGGCGACCAGCCCCTGCTGGATGCGCTCGAATCCGGCGGCATCGCCTGGCCCAGTTCCTGCCGCAACGGCACCTGCCGCACCTGCCTGGGCCAGCTGGTGCAGGGCAGCGTGCGCTACGCCATCGACTGGCCGGGCCTGTCGCCCGAGGAAAAGGCCCAGGGCTGCGTGCTGCCGTGCGTGGCCTACCCCGAGTCCGACGTGGTGCTGCAGCGCGAGGAATGA
- a CDS encoding transposase produces MTNESQESVFVGVDVSKAVLEVALSDKGASERFDNDERGIAALIESLKQVHAGLVLMEATGGLERKLAQALYLQNFDVMVVNPRQAHDFGKAMGYLAKTDHVDARVLSHFARTLHQSERRDKLLLKLPSQQQQHVAALVMRRGQLVQMRVAESNRLEQAHPLLAKSIAAMIKALDKQIDVLDDDIGGRLKMHFKRQTELLKGLKGIGPNTQAVLMGMLPELGQLSRREISKLVGVAPLARDSGKSRGKRSIWGGRADVRSALYMSTLSAMRHEPVIMQFRDRLRAAGKAPKVVIVACMRKLLTIVNAVIKSGQPWSATYSQAGNALQTA; encoded by the coding sequence ATGACTAACGAATCCCAGGAATCTGTGTTTGTTGGTGTCGACGTCTCCAAGGCTGTGCTGGAAGTGGCCTTGAGTGACAAGGGTGCGAGTGAGCGCTTTGACAACGATGAGCGCGGCATTGCGGCACTGATTGAGAGCCTCAAGCAAGTGCATGCGGGGCTTGTGCTCATGGAGGCTACAGGGGGTCTGGAGCGCAAGCTGGCACAGGCGCTGTACCTGCAGAACTTTGATGTCATGGTCGTCAACCCGCGTCAGGCCCATGACTTTGGCAAAGCCATGGGCTACCTGGCCAAGACCGATCACGTGGATGCACGGGTGCTGTCGCACTTTGCGCGCACACTGCACCAAAGCGAGCGGCGCGACAAGCTGCTGTTGAAGCTGCCCTCACAGCAACAACAGCACGTTGCTGCACTGGTGATGCGCCGGGGGCAACTGGTGCAAATGCGTGTAGCTGAGAGCAATCGGCTGGAGCAGGCCCACCCGCTGTTGGCCAAAAGCATCGCTGCCATGATCAAGGCGCTGGACAAGCAAATTGACGTGCTGGACGACGACATCGGAGGGCGTCTGAAGATGCACTTCAAGCGTCAGACAGAGCTGCTCAAGGGCTTGAAGGGCATAGGCCCGAATACGCAGGCGGTGCTCATGGGCATGTTGCCGGAGCTGGGGCAATTGAGCCGGCGCGAGATCAGCAAGCTCGTGGGCGTTGCCCCGCTGGCGCGCGATAGCGGCAAGTCACGTGGCAAGCGCAGCATCTGGGGAGGTCGTGCGGATGTGCGCTCGGCGCTGTATATGAGCACGCTCAGCGCCATGCGCCACGAGCCGGTGATCATGCAGTTCAGAGACCGCCTGCGCGCGGCAGGTAAAGCGCCCAAGGTCGTCATTGTGGCCTGCATGCGAAAGCTGCTGACCATAGTCAATGCGGTGATCAAGTCTGGTCAGCCTTGGTCTGCTACTTATTCACAGGCGGGTAATGCGCTGCAAACCGCTTGA
- the ribB gene encoding 3,4-dihydroxy-2-butanone-4-phosphate synthase — protein MTSPLTPVPVSPVEEIVAEMRAGRMVILVDEEDRENEGDLVLAADHVTPEAINFMARFGRGLICLTLSRERCERLQLPPMVARNGTKMGTAFTVSIEAAEGVTTGISAADRARTVQAAVAPHAKASDLVQPGHIFPLQAVDGGVLMRAGHTEAGCDLAAMAGCSPAAVICEVMKDDGTMARLPDLQLFAAEHGIKIGTIADLIEYRSRNESLVEKVGSRTVQTAWGEFTAHAFRDGPSGNVHLALVRGQWDAQAEVPVRVHEPLSVLDALEVNRSMHSWSLDTSLAYIARQGQGVAVLLNCGESGAQLLEQFEGKARAAQAPERGRMDLRTYGVGAQVLRDVGVVRMRLMGQPRRLPSMAGYGLEITGYITKE, from the coding sequence ATGACCTCTCCCCTCACCCCCGTGCCCGTCTCGCCCGTCGAGGAGATCGTGGCCGAGATGCGCGCCGGGCGCATGGTCATCCTCGTCGATGAGGAAGACCGCGAAAACGAAGGCGACCTGGTGCTTGCCGCCGACCACGTCACGCCCGAGGCCATCAACTTCATGGCGCGCTTCGGCCGCGGCCTGATCTGCCTGACCCTCTCGCGCGAGCGCTGCGAGCGCCTGCAGCTGCCGCCCATGGTGGCGCGCAACGGCACCAAGATGGGCACGGCCTTCACCGTCTCCATCGAGGCTGCCGAGGGCGTCACCACCGGCATCAGCGCCGCCGACCGCGCGCGCACCGTGCAGGCCGCCGTGGCGCCGCACGCCAAGGCCAGCGACCTGGTGCAGCCCGGCCACATCTTCCCGCTGCAGGCGGTGGATGGCGGCGTGCTCATGCGCGCCGGCCACACCGAGGCCGGCTGCGACCTGGCCGCCATGGCCGGCTGCAGCCCCGCCGCCGTGATCTGCGAGGTGATGAAGGACGACGGCACCATGGCCCGCCTGCCCGACCTGCAGCTCTTCGCGGCCGAGCACGGCATCAAGATCGGCACCATCGCCGACCTGATCGAGTACCGCAGCCGCAACGAATCGCTGGTGGAGAAAGTGGGATCGCGCACCGTGCAGACGGCCTGGGGCGAATTCACCGCGCACGCCTTCCGCGACGGCCCCAGCGGCAACGTGCACCTGGCGCTGGTGCGCGGCCAGTGGGACGCGCAGGCCGAGGTGCCGGTGCGCGTGCACGAGCCGCTGTCGGTGCTCGACGCGCTGGAAGTCAACCGCTCCATGCACTCGTGGAGCCTGGACACCAGCCTGGCCTACATCGCCCGCCAGGGCCAGGGCGTGGCGGTGCTGCTGAACTGCGGCGAATCGGGCGCGCAGCTGCTGGAGCAATTCGAGGGCAAGGCGCGCGCCGCGCAGGCCCCCGAGCGCGGCCGCATGGACCTGCGCACCTACGGCGTGGGCGCGCAGGTCCTGCGCGACGTGGGCGTGGTGCGGATGCGCCTCATGGGCCAGCCGCGCCGCCTGCCCAGCATGGCCGGCTACGGGCTGGAGATCACCGGCTACATCACCAAGGAATGA
- a CDS encoding 6,7-dimethyl-8-ribityllumazine synthase, producing the protein MQNADKGTAATPLDGKELRIGIVQARFNESITDALAAACRDTLLDLGVQAEHVTHVTVPGALEVPLALMALAERDEFDALIALGCIIRGETYHFELVANESGAGVSRVGLDYGIPIANAILTTENLDQAVARQTEKGRDAAYVAVEMANLLGGLAA; encoded by the coding sequence ATGCAAAACGCTGACAAAGGCACGGCCGCCACCCCGCTCGACGGCAAGGAACTGCGCATCGGCATCGTGCAGGCGCGCTTCAACGAAAGCATCACCGACGCGCTGGCCGCCGCCTGCCGCGACACCCTGCTCGACCTGGGCGTGCAGGCCGAACACGTCACCCACGTGACCGTGCCCGGCGCGCTCGAAGTGCCGCTGGCGCTGATGGCCCTGGCCGAGCGCGACGAGTTCGACGCGCTGATCGCGCTGGGCTGCATCATCCGCGGCGAAACCTACCACTTCGAGCTGGTGGCCAATGAATCGGGCGCGGGCGTCTCGCGCGTCGGGCTGGACTACGGCATCCCCATCGCCAACGCCATCCTGACCACCGAGAACCTCGACCAGGCCGTGGCGCGCCAGACCGAGAAGGGCCGCGACGCCGCCTACGTGGCCGTCGAAATGGCCAACCTGCTGGGCGGGCTGGCGGCATGA
- the nusB gene encoding transcription antitermination factor NusB: MSGDFSSASKRPPRQPRKGLTSTGARKAASKSARSRAREFALQALYQYIVGRNEASAIDLFTRDLAGFHKADAAHYDALLHGCVRTETALDALIVPQLDRPLAEISPIEHAVMWIGVYEFQHCMDVPWRVALNECIELAKEFGGTDGHKYVNAVLGGLAPKLRAAEVAADQQQRAPQAAPDA; the protein is encoded by the coding sequence ATGAGCGGCGACTTCTCCAGCGCCTCCAAGCGCCCGCCGCGCCAGCCGCGCAAGGGCCTGACCAGCACCGGCGCGCGCAAGGCGGCGTCCAAGTCGGCGCGTTCGCGCGCGCGCGAATTCGCGCTCCAGGCGCTGTACCAGTACATCGTCGGGCGCAACGAGGCCAGCGCCATCGACCTGTTCACGCGCGACCTGGCGGGCTTTCACAAGGCCGATGCCGCGCACTACGACGCGCTGCTGCACGGCTGCGTGCGCACCGAAACCGCGCTGGACGCGCTGATCGTGCCCCAGCTCGACCGCCCGCTGGCCGAGATCTCCCCCATCGAGCACGCCGTGATGTGGATCGGCGTGTACGAGTTCCAGCACTGCATGGACGTGCCCTGGCGCGTGGCGCTGAACGAATGCATCGAGCTGGCCAAGGAATTCGGCGGCACCGACGGGCACAAGTACGTCAACGCCGTGCTCGGCGGCCTGGCACCCAAGCTGCGCGCGGCCGAGGTGGCGGCCGACCAGCAGCAGCGCGCCCCGCAGGCCGCGCCCGACGCCTGA
- a CDS encoding pyridoxal phosphate-dependent aminotransferase, translating to MKLSTRAQRIEPFYVMEVAKAAQALAREVAGGHDPMIFLNIGEPDFTAPPLVQEAADRAVRAGLSQYTPALGLDALRERISGWYAGRFGIDVPARRIVVTAGASAALQLACLALIDAGDEILMPDPSYPCNRHFVTAAQGEAVLLPTTAEERFQLSAAKVEAAWGARTRGVLLASPSNPTGTSIAPAELRRIHEAVQARGGLTIVDEIYLGLSYDAAYGQTALAIDDNVISINSFSKYFNMTGWRLGWMVVPDVLVPAVERLAQNLFICASTIAQHAALACFAPESIAEYERRRLEFKARRDYFIPALNQLGLMVPVMPDGAFYAWADCTQAAEKLGVQGSWDFAFALMQRAHLAITPGRDFGAAETARYVRFSTANSMAQLQESVARLARVLG from the coding sequence ATGAAGCTGTCCACGCGCGCCCAGCGCATCGAACCGTTCTACGTGATGGAAGTCGCCAAGGCTGCGCAGGCCCTGGCACGCGAAGTGGCCGGCGGCCACGACCCGATGATCTTCCTGAACATCGGCGAGCCCGACTTCACCGCCCCGCCCCTGGTCCAGGAGGCCGCCGACCGCGCCGTGCGCGCCGGCCTGTCGCAGTACACCCCGGCGCTGGGCCTCGACGCGTTGCGCGAGCGCATCAGCGGCTGGTACGCCGGGCGTTTCGGCATCGACGTGCCCGCGCGGCGCATCGTCGTCACCGCCGGCGCCTCGGCGGCGCTGCAGCTCGCCTGCCTGGCGCTGATCGACGCGGGCGACGAAATCCTGATGCCCGACCCGAGCTACCCCTGCAACCGCCACTTCGTCACGGCGGCGCAGGGCGAAGCGGTGCTCCTTCCCACCACGGCCGAGGAGCGCTTCCAACTGAGCGCCGCCAAGGTCGAGGCGGCCTGGGGCGCGCGCACGCGCGGCGTGCTGCTGGCCTCGCCGTCGAACCCCACGGGCACGTCGATCGCGCCCGCGGAGCTGCGCCGCATCCACGAGGCGGTGCAGGCGCGCGGCGGGCTGACCATCGTCGATGAGATCTACCTCGGCCTGTCGTACGACGCGGCCTACGGCCAGACGGCGCTGGCCATCGACGACAACGTCATCAGCATCAACAGCTTCAGCAAGTACTTCAACATGACGGGCTGGCGCCTGGGCTGGATGGTGGTGCCCGACGTGCTGGTGCCCGCCGTGGAGCGGCTGGCGCAGAACCTGTTCATCTGCGCCAGCACCATCGCGCAGCACGCCGCGCTGGCCTGCTTCGCGCCCGAGAGCATCGCCGAGTACGAGCGCCGGCGCCTGGAGTTCAAGGCGCGGCGCGACTACTTCATTCCCGCGCTGAACCAGCTCGGCCTGATGGTGCCCGTCATGCCCGATGGCGCCTTCTACGCCTGGGCCGATTGCACGCAGGCGGCCGAAAAACTCGGCGTGCAGGGGAGCTGGGACTTCGCCTTCGCGCTGATGCAGCGCGCCCACCTGGCCATCACGCCGGGGCGCGACTTCGGCGCGGCCGAGACGGCGCGCTACGTGCGCTTTTCCACCGCCAATTCGATGGCGCAGCTGCAGGAAAGCGTGGCGCGCCTGGCGCGGGTGCTGGGCTGA
- the ybgC gene encoding tol-pal system-associated acyl-CoA thioesterase, translated as MAAFEFPIRVYWEDTDAGGIVFYANYLRFFERARTEWLRALGLSQHALREETGGMFVVTAAQLQYHRPARLDDELIVTAAVIEQGRASLTMAQQALRKPGSAHEAPTLLCEGQVRIGWVDSATLRPARIPNAVLERFA; from the coding sequence ATGGCAGCATTTGAATTCCCCATCCGCGTGTACTGGGAGGACACCGATGCCGGCGGCATCGTGTTCTACGCCAACTACCTGCGCTTCTTCGAGCGCGCGCGCACCGAGTGGCTGCGCGCGCTGGGCCTGTCGCAGCATGCGCTGCGCGAGGAAACCGGCGGCATGTTCGTGGTGACGGCAGCGCAGTTGCAGTACCACCGCCCGGCACGGCTGGACGATGAACTCATCGTCACCGCCGCTGTCATAGAGCAGGGCCGCGCCTCGCTGACCATGGCGCAGCAGGCCCTGCGCAAACCAGGCTCCGCGCACGAAGCGCCCACGCTGCTGTGCGAGGGCCAGGTGCGCATCGGCTGGGTGGACAGCGCCACGCTGCGCCCCGCCAGGATTCCCAACGCCGTGCTGGAAAGATTTGCATGA